One part of the Nocardioides zeae genome encodes these proteins:
- the mobA gene encoding molybdenum cofactor guanylyltransferase, with amino-acid sequence MTLDVIGGVVLAGGRGSRLGGARKADLRHDGTTLLDRALAACADCAEVVVVGDPPTGGRAGVRFVREEPAYGGPAAALLAGVAALAPGTTTVVALGVDMPLLDRAAVRRLVGAASDPAGASDGSVLVDATGRRHLALVVRTAALARVAPPLAERSGMPLRRLLADLQLAPVPARAGEEADVDTWDDAARLGVERGEA; translated from the coding sequence GTGACGCTCGACGTCATCGGTGGGGTCGTGCTCGCCGGGGGACGCGGGTCGCGCCTCGGCGGCGCGCGGAAGGCCGACCTGCGCCACGACGGCACGACGCTCCTCGACCGCGCCCTCGCCGCGTGCGCGGACTGCGCCGAGGTCGTCGTGGTGGGCGACCCGCCGACGGGCGGTCGCGCGGGGGTGCGGTTCGTGCGGGAGGAACCCGCGTACGGCGGGCCCGCCGCCGCCCTGCTCGCGGGGGTCGCGGCGCTCGCGCCGGGTACGACGACGGTGGTCGCCCTCGGCGTCGACATGCCGCTGCTGGACCGCGCCGCGGTGCGGCGGCTGGTGGGTGCGGCCTCGGACCCGGCCGGCGCGTCCGACGGGTCGGTGCTCGTCGACGCCACCGGACGTCGGCACCTCGCCCTCGTCGTGCGGACCGCGGCCCTGGCGCGCGTCGCCCCGCCGCTCGCCGAGCGCAGCGGGATGCCCCTGCGCCGGCTGCTCGCGGACCTGCAGCTCGCGCCGGTCCCCGCCCGCGCCGGCGAGGAGGCCGACGTCGACACCTGGGACGACGCCGCCCGGCTCGGGGTGGAGCGCGGCGAGGCCTGA
- the fabG gene encoding 3-oxoacyl-ACP reductase FabG encodes MFDLSDVKVLVTGGSRGIGLGIATVFARAGAAVAVTARGTADLEAAAATLEAAGARSVVTVAGDLATRAGAAEVVTTAVDGLGGLDVLAANAGIFPEARLRDMTEEDLAQVLAVNVGGTVHAVQAALPALEASGRGRVVLTSSITGPTTGFPGWSHYGASKAAQLGFMRSAALELAPARITVNAVLPGNVLTEGLAGMGQDYLDGMVRSIPLGALGTPADIGHAVAFLASREAGFITGHALVVDGGQVLPESPDAVA; translated from the coding sequence GTGTTCGACCTCTCCGACGTGAAGGTGCTCGTCACCGGCGGCTCCCGCGGCATCGGCCTCGGGATCGCGACCGTCTTCGCCCGTGCCGGGGCCGCCGTCGCGGTCACCGCCCGCGGCACCGCCGACCTCGAGGCCGCGGCCGCGACGCTGGAGGCCGCCGGCGCCCGCAGCGTCGTCACCGTGGCGGGCGACCTCGCCACGCGGGCCGGGGCCGCGGAGGTCGTGACGACCGCCGTCGACGGGCTCGGCGGCCTCGACGTGCTGGCCGCCAACGCGGGCATCTTCCCCGAGGCCCGCCTCCGCGACATGACGGAGGAGGACCTCGCGCAGGTGCTCGCCGTCAACGTCGGCGGCACCGTGCACGCCGTCCAGGCGGCGCTCCCCGCGCTCGAGGCCTCCGGCCGCGGCCGGGTCGTGCTCACCTCGTCCATCACCGGGCCGACGACCGGGTTCCCGGGGTGGTCGCACTACGGCGCCTCGAAGGCGGCGCAGCTGGGCTTCATGCGGAGCGCGGCGCTCGAGCTCGCGCCCGCCCGCATCACCGTCAACGCCGTGCTGCCCGGCAACGTGCTGACCGAGGGGCTGGCGGGCATGGGCCAGGACTACCTCGACGGTATGGTCCGGTCGATCCCGCTGGGTGCGCTCGGCACCCCGGCGGACATCGGTCACGCGGTAGCGTTCCTCGCGAGCCGCGAGGCCGGCTTCATCACGGGCCACGCGCTGGTCGTCGACGGCGGACAGGTGCTGCCCGAGTCGCCCGACGCGGTGGCCTGA
- a CDS encoding HelD family protein, with amino-acid sequence MTQDPTQGQGTDEQVAEREVAAEQAFVDHVQAELVASTERARRLADEGHQRGSLGHEGGLVERDAMVFQAAKRIAQLDAAHEGLVFGRLDLTSERDPEPRYIGRIGLRDENHDMLLIDWRAPAAAVFYQATAASPQGVVRRRVLRSAGTVVEGVEDELLDAEAQEAEEAAGRALPIIGEGALMAQLSRARDRSMHSIVATIQAEQDEAIRAPSKGVVAISGGPGTGKTVVALHRAAFLLYNDRRRFESGGVLVIGPSGVFMRYIERVLPSLGETAVALRSLGEVVDGVRASRHDEPRVADIKGSERMAEVVRRLARQQAPDSPREFSLFWRDNRLVLDGTTLGRIRRQLMGQGLRNRQLTRVPRALLDALWRQVRSERGRDLGREYFDEDLLSTRAFLDFATAWWPPLAAVDVFTWLRDPDLLGRVANGLLEPEEQRLLLKSWSDGPVDARNGIGITIEDVPLIDELRYALGDVPAATESDTDLDDVLGHLEGGVDIQELTTASDREYAPRGRTWAPPTHRIEDDPYAHVLVDEAQDLTPMQWRMVGRRGRTASWTIVGDPAQSSWPVPAESDAARAAALEGKKQFRFHLSTNYRNSSEIYEYAAAYAERVGLDADLPDAVRRTGAAPVEVGPVADADLEEAVRAEVARLADAVAGTVGIVVPVARRSEVNGWLAGWPERAEDAPSAARSVDSSVTPSGTDRVVVLTGLDTKGLEFDGIVVVRPQEIEDESQTGRATLYVVLTRATQLLSTVG; translated from the coding sequence GTGACGCAGGACCCGACCCAGGGACAGGGCACCGACGAGCAGGTCGCGGAGCGGGAGGTCGCCGCCGAGCAGGCGTTCGTCGACCACGTGCAGGCCGAGCTCGTGGCCTCCACCGAACGGGCCCGCCGGCTCGCTGACGAGGGGCACCAGCGCGGCAGCCTCGGCCACGAGGGCGGGCTCGTCGAGCGCGACGCCATGGTGTTCCAGGCGGCCAAGCGCATCGCCCAGCTCGACGCCGCGCACGAGGGTCTCGTGTTCGGGCGGCTCGACCTGACGAGCGAGCGCGACCCCGAGCCGCGCTACATCGGGCGCATCGGCCTGCGCGACGAGAACCACGACATGCTGCTCATCGACTGGCGGGCGCCCGCGGCCGCGGTGTTCTACCAGGCGACCGCCGCGAGCCCCCAGGGCGTCGTGCGCCGGCGCGTGCTGCGCTCGGCCGGCACCGTCGTGGAGGGCGTCGAGGACGAGCTGCTCGACGCCGAGGCCCAGGAGGCCGAGGAGGCCGCCGGCCGCGCGCTGCCGATCATCGGCGAGGGCGCGCTGATGGCCCAGCTGTCCCGCGCCCGCGACCGGTCGATGCACTCGATCGTCGCCACCATCCAGGCCGAGCAGGACGAGGCCATCCGCGCTCCCTCGAAGGGCGTCGTGGCCATCTCGGGCGGACCCGGCACGGGCAAGACGGTCGTGGCGCTGCACCGTGCGGCCTTCCTTCTCTACAACGACCGGCGTCGCTTCGAGTCGGGCGGCGTGCTCGTGATCGGCCCGAGCGGCGTGTTCATGCGCTACATCGAGCGCGTGCTGCCGAGCCTCGGCGAGACCGCCGTGGCGCTGCGGTCGCTCGGCGAGGTCGTCGACGGCGTGCGGGCGAGCCGCCACGACGAGCCGCGGGTCGCCGACATCAAGGGCTCCGAGCGGATGGCCGAGGTCGTGCGACGCCTCGCCCGCCAGCAGGCGCCGGACTCCCCGCGGGAGTTCTCCCTGTTCTGGCGCGACAACCGCCTCGTGCTCGACGGCACGACGCTCGGCCGCATCCGCCGCCAGCTCATGGGCCAGGGCCTCCGCAACCGCCAGCTCACGCGGGTGCCGCGGGCGCTGCTCGACGCCCTGTGGCGCCAGGTGCGCTCCGAGCGCGGTCGCGACCTGGGGCGGGAGTACTTCGACGAGGACCTGCTGTCCACCCGCGCCTTCCTCGACTTCGCCACCGCGTGGTGGCCGCCGCTCGCCGCGGTCGACGTCTTCACCTGGCTCCGCGACCCCGACCTGCTGGGCCGTGTGGCCAACGGCCTCCTCGAGCCGGAGGAGCAGCGCCTGCTGCTCAAGTCGTGGTCGGACGGGCCCGTCGACGCCCGGAACGGCATCGGCATCACGATCGAGGACGTGCCGCTCATCGACGAGCTGCGCTACGCGCTCGGCGACGTGCCCGCGGCGACGGAGTCCGACACCGACCTCGACGACGTGCTCGGGCACCTCGAGGGCGGCGTCGACATCCAGGAGCTGACGACGGCCTCGGACCGGGAGTACGCCCCCCGCGGCCGCACCTGGGCCCCGCCCACCCACCGCATCGAGGACGACCCCTACGCCCACGTGCTCGTGGACGAGGCGCAGGACCTCACGCCCATGCAGTGGCGCATGGTCGGCCGCCGCGGCCGCACGGCCTCGTGGACGATCGTCGGCGACCCGGCGCAGTCGTCGTGGCCGGTGCCCGCGGAGTCCGACGCCGCCCGCGCGGCGGCCCTCGAGGGCAAGAAGCAGTTCCGCTTCCACCTCTCGACGAACTACCGCAACTCCTCCGAGATCTACGAGTACGCCGCGGCGTACGCCGAGCGCGTCGGCCTCGACGCCGACCTGCCCGACGCCGTGCGCCGCACCGGTGCCGCGCCCGTCGAGGTGGGGCCCGTCGCGGACGCCGACCTGGAGGAGGCCGTGCGGGCCGAGGTCGCGCGCCTCGCCGACGCGGTCGCCGGCACGGTCGGGATCGTCGTGCCCGTCGCCCGTCGCTCCGAGGTCAACGGCTGGCTCGCCGGCTGGCCCGAGCGCGCCGAGGACGCGCCGTCCGCGGCCCGCTCGGTGGACTCGTCGGTGACGCCGAGCGGCACCGACCGCGTCGTCGTGCTCACCGGCCTCGACACCAAGGGCCTCGAGTTCGACGGCATCGTGGTCGTGCGCCCGCAGGAGATCGAGGACGAGTCGCAGACGGGCCGCGCGACGCTCTACGTCGTGCTGACGCGCGCGACGCAGCTGCTGAGCACGGTGGGCTGA
- a CDS encoding aspartate aminotransferase family protein, with translation MATRSSILDANAYRPDADGPGGPDGTRGGDLLRRRAAALGPAYRLFYREPLELVRGSGAYLYDADGRAYLDAYNNVASVGHAHPRVAAAVARQAATLSTHTRYVDAGLVAYAERLLGLLPPAVDQVMLTCTGSEANDLALRVAAAATGGTGVIVTEEAYHGNTALVTGASPSLGRGAPRGEHVWTVPAPDPLRRPGVDPAAELLAAVHRALDAMAVAGVQPSAFLVDSILSSDGVHSHPVGYLAPAVEAVRAAGGLLVADEVQPGFARTGSAFWGFERHGLDPEIVTMGKPMGNGLPIAGMAARAAVLEPFASTVPYFNTFGGNHVSVAAAAAVLDVIEEEGLQENAARVGAALRAGVREVAARHPVVADVRGDGLFVGVELVAAEGSTEPGSARAADVVNAMRDRGVLTSVCGPWGSTLKVRPPLVATEHDAARFVEVLDEVLALSPVDRGTRRLDHQH, from the coding sequence GTGGCGACCCGCTCCAGCATCCTCGACGCGAACGCGTACCGGCCCGACGCGGACGGTCCCGGCGGCCCGGACGGCACCCGCGGGGGCGACCTCCTGCGGCGGCGCGCGGCCGCGCTGGGCCCGGCGTACCGGCTCTTCTACCGCGAGCCGCTCGAGCTGGTGCGGGGGAGCGGGGCCTACCTCTACGACGCGGACGGTCGGGCCTACCTCGACGCCTACAACAACGTCGCCAGCGTCGGCCACGCCCACCCGCGGGTCGCCGCCGCGGTGGCCCGGCAGGCGGCGACGCTGAGCACGCACACGCGGTACGTCGACGCGGGGCTCGTCGCCTACGCCGAGCGTCTCCTCGGGTTGCTGCCCCCGGCGGTCGACCAGGTGATGCTGACCTGCACCGGGTCGGAGGCGAACGACCTCGCGCTGCGGGTGGCCGCCGCCGCGACGGGCGGGACCGGCGTGATCGTGACGGAGGAGGCCTACCACGGCAACACCGCCCTCGTGACCGGCGCGTCGCCGTCGCTGGGACGCGGGGCGCCGCGCGGGGAGCACGTCTGGACCGTCCCCGCGCCCGACCCCCTGCGCCGCCCGGGCGTCGACCCCGCGGCCGAGCTGCTCGCGGCGGTGCACCGGGCGCTCGACGCGATGGCGGTCGCCGGGGTGCAGCCGTCCGCGTTCCTCGTCGACTCGATCCTGTCCTCCGACGGGGTGCACAGCCACCCGGTCGGCTACCTCGCCCCCGCAGTGGAGGCGGTCCGGGCCGCGGGCGGGCTGCTCGTCGCGGACGAGGTGCAGCCCGGCTTCGCCCGCACGGGCAGCGCGTTCTGGGGCTTCGAGCGCCACGGCCTCGACCCGGAGATCGTGACGATGGGCAAGCCGATGGGCAACGGCCTCCCCATCGCCGGGATGGCCGCACGGGCCGCCGTGCTCGAGCCCTTCGCGTCGACGGTGCCCTACTTCAACACCTTCGGCGGCAACCACGTCAGCGTCGCGGCCGCGGCCGCCGTGCTCGACGTCATCGAGGAGGAGGGCCTGCAGGAGAACGCCGCCCGCGTCGGCGCCGCGCTCCGCGCCGGCGTGCGGGAGGTCGCCGCGCGCCACCCCGTGGTCGCCGACGTGCGCGGCGACGGGCTGTTCGTGGGGGTCGAGCTGGTCGCCGCGGAGGGCTCGACCGAGCCCGGGTCCGCGCGGGCCGCCGACGTCGTCAACGCCATGCGCGACCGGGGCGTCCTGACCTCGGTGTGCGGGCCGTGGGGCTCGACGCTCAAGGTCCGCCCGCCCCTCGTCGCCACCGAGCACGACGCCGCGCGGTTCGTGGAGGTGCTGGACGAGGTGCTGGCACTTTCCCCGGTCGACCGGGGAACACGCCGCTTAGACCATCAACATTGA
- a CDS encoding carboxylate-amine ligase yields MTATGGQQEPHTPRGGRSVGVEEEMWLADPRTRAARAQAPEVTGRRTDGLEKELFRHQVELTTEPHTDLGDLAADVAAQRERAVAAADEAGLLLVAAGTVPLPHDELVLTDDGRYRAMAERYGAVVRAAGTCGMHVHVQIASPEEGVRVLDRIAPYLPVVLALSANSPFEDGRDTGHASWRSQQWARWPSAGVTEPFGDLAGYRAATEALVRSGAARDTGMLYLPARLAADYPTVEVRVADVMTERRDVVVLVALVRALVETAARDALPQVGWRTELLRAAHWLAAREGPHGRLLHAERPYGEPAPAADVVAGVLGVVADAAADAGDRPLLEEGVSRLLATSGAAAQRAVHERTGRLEDVVDDLARRTAGR; encoded by the coding sequence GTGACAGCGACAGGTGGACAGCAGGAACCGCACACCCCCCGGGGTGGGCGGTCGGTCGGCGTCGAGGAGGAGATGTGGCTCGCGGACCCGCGCACGCGCGCGGCCCGGGCGCAGGCACCCGAGGTGACGGGGCGCCGTACGGACGGGCTCGAGAAGGAGCTCTTCCGTCACCAGGTCGAGCTGACGACGGAGCCGCACACCGACCTGGGCGACCTCGCCGCGGACGTCGCGGCGCAGCGCGAGCGGGCGGTGGCCGCGGCCGACGAGGCGGGGCTCCTCCTCGTCGCGGCGGGCACCGTGCCGCTCCCCCACGACGAGCTCGTCCTCACCGACGACGGGCGCTACCGGGCGATGGCGGAGCGGTACGGCGCGGTCGTGCGCGCCGCCGGCACCTGCGGCATGCACGTGCACGTCCAGATCGCGTCGCCGGAGGAGGGCGTGCGGGTGCTGGACCGGATCGCGCCCTACCTGCCCGTGGTGCTCGCGCTGAGCGCCAACTCGCCGTTCGAGGACGGGCGGGACACCGGCCACGCGTCCTGGCGCAGCCAGCAGTGGGCGCGGTGGCCGAGCGCCGGCGTGACGGAGCCGTTCGGCGACCTGGCGGGCTACCGGGCGGCGACCGAGGCGCTCGTGCGGTCGGGCGCGGCGCGGGACACCGGGATGCTCTACCTCCCGGCGCGGCTCGCCGCCGACTACCCGACCGTCGAGGTGCGCGTCGCCGACGTGATGACCGAGCGGCGCGACGTCGTCGTGCTCGTCGCCCTCGTGCGCGCGCTCGTCGAGACCGCCGCCCGCGACGCCCTGCCTCAGGTCGGGTGGCGCACGGAGCTCCTGCGCGCCGCGCACTGGCTGGCCGCGCGCGAGGGGCCGCACGGGCGGCTGCTGCACGCCGAGCGCCCGTACGGCGAGCCTGCACCCGCCGCGGACGTCGTCGCCGGTGTGCTGGGGGTGGTGGCCGATGCGGCCGCGGACGCGGGCGACCGGCCGTTGCTCGAGGAGGGCGTGTCCCGGCTGCTCGCGACCAGCGGCGCTGCGGCCCAGCGCGCCGTGCACGAGCGCACCGGGCGGCTCGAGGACGTGGTCGACGACCTCGCGCGGCGTACGGCGGGGCGGTGA
- a CDS encoding GntR family transcriptional regulator translates to MPETEGGAVAEDVRRRIVRLLSSGALRPGDRLGTEREMAERFDVSRSTLRSALVPLGRAGVLERRTGRGGGTFVRAGLVEREAAERLGLPERLDATGHAAATALLGSVLRPAGEPEAAALRLAPGATVVEVERVRYADGLPLSLDVARFPSALVPDLLAQPLEQSLYALLDTVYGLRPDVTEEQVTVVRANEREARELAVPTGSPLLHVTRVAATAEGTPFELSDDLFRADRVRLVARRTSRSVDRAESRAADGVIEIGLGAG, encoded by the coding sequence TTGCCGGAGACCGAGGGCGGCGCGGTCGCGGAGGACGTGCGCCGTCGCATCGTGCGCCTCCTCTCCTCGGGCGCGCTGCGGCCCGGCGACCGCCTCGGCACCGAGCGGGAGATGGCCGAGCGGTTCGACGTCTCCCGGTCCACCCTGCGCAGTGCCCTCGTGCCCCTGGGGCGGGCGGGCGTGCTGGAGCGCCGTACCGGCCGCGGCGGCGGCACCTTCGTGCGCGCCGGGCTCGTCGAGCGCGAGGCGGCGGAGCGCCTGGGCCTGCCCGAGCGCCTCGACGCGACGGGGCACGCCGCCGCCACCGCGCTGCTCGGGTCGGTGCTCCGTCCGGCCGGCGAACCGGAGGCGGCGGCGCTGCGCCTCGCACCCGGTGCGACGGTCGTGGAGGTGGAGCGGGTGCGGTACGCCGACGGCCTGCCCCTCTCGCTCGACGTCGCCCGGTTCCCGTCCGCGCTCGTGCCCGACCTGCTCGCGCAGCCGTTGGAGCAGTCGCTCTACGCGCTGCTCGACACGGTCTACGGGCTGCGGCCCGACGTCACCGAGGAGCAGGTGACCGTCGTGCGCGCCAACGAGCGGGAGGCGCGGGAGCTCGCCGTACCCACCGGCTCCCCGCTCCTCCACGTCACCCGCGTCGCCGCCACCGCGGAGGGCACCCCGTTCGAGCTGTCCGACGACCTGTTCCGGGCCGACCGGGTGCGGCTCGTCGCGCGGCGTACGTCGCGGAGCGTCGACCGCGCCGAGAGCCGGGCCGCCGACGGGGTCATCGAGATCGGGCTGGGCGCGGGGTGA
- a CDS encoding transglutaminase-like domain-containing protein, giving the protein MKRVMGCHLEIEVFDPTEVELQVAVSGAWDEGQVAESLRCTLDGRPVDVREVRDPAGARIHVLDAGPGRLVVDYDAEVTGRARPATGAAHQRSLYLRPSRYAEADKFFGFAATEFADVVEEHGDDAAVLLPYVAAWVGSRLDYVPGASGPTDSAKDTLLAGAGVCRDYSHLTVALLRALGVPARLAAVYAPGCDPMDFHAVAEALVGDTWHVADATCLAPRSSLVRIATGRDAADTAFCDNHGGGIQLHVSQVHAIVDGDLPGDDLAELVAIT; this is encoded by the coding sequence GTGAAGCGCGTGATGGGGTGCCACCTCGAGATCGAGGTCTTCGACCCCACAGAGGTGGAACTGCAGGTCGCCGTGAGCGGCGCGTGGGACGAGGGGCAGGTCGCGGAGTCGCTGCGCTGCACCCTCGACGGGCGCCCCGTCGACGTGCGCGAGGTGCGCGACCCGGCCGGCGCGCGGATCCACGTGCTCGACGCCGGACCGGGGCGCCTGGTCGTCGACTACGACGCCGAGGTGACGGGCCGGGCGCGCCCCGCCACGGGCGCCGCGCACCAGCGCTCGCTCTACCTGCGGCCCAGCCGCTACGCGGAGGCTGACAAGTTCTTCGGCTTCGCCGCCACCGAGTTCGCGGACGTCGTCGAGGAGCACGGCGACGACGCCGCGGTGCTGCTGCCGTACGTCGCGGCCTGGGTCGGGTCGCGGCTCGACTACGTGCCCGGGGCGAGCGGCCCGACCGACTCCGCGAAGGACACGCTGCTGGCCGGGGCGGGCGTCTGCCGCGACTACAGCCACCTCACCGTCGCGCTGCTGCGGGCGCTCGGGGTGCCGGCGCGGCTGGCGGCGGTCTACGCCCCCGGCTGCGACCCCATGGACTTCCACGCGGTCGCGGAGGCCCTCGTCGGCGACACGTGGCACGTCGCCGACGCCACCTGCCTCGCGCCGCGCTCCAGCCTCGTGCGCATCGCCACCGGCCGGGACGCCGCCGACACCGCGTTCTGCGACAACCACGGCGGCGGCATCCAGCTCCACGTCTCGCAGGTGCACGCGATCGTCGACGGCGACCTGCCCGGCGACGACCTCGCCGAGCTGGTCGCGATCACCTGA
- a CDS encoding phosphotransferase enzyme family protein produces MLSVEDCDEILAAALPAYGAGDAPRRLLSLSENATYLVGTGADRVVARVHRPGYQTPASIDAELTWLDRLRASGAVTAHAVVPALDGRRVVSVPRPDGDRHVVVFTFVVGGTGEERPDALPTEELGRVTARMHCDVTAWELPPGFTRFHWDAAACLGPGARWGDWAAGPGVRAADLPVLDAAARTVRARLAAYGQGRDRYGLVHADLRHANLMVGDDGSLTVIDFDDCGFGWFLYDLATVTSWIEHEPEAQATAAAWLAGYLTERPLTAEDLAMVPTFVMLRRLMLTAWLGTHPGSPPALALGTTYGAGTGDLARRYLHDPAWFRLPVPATTHRKD; encoded by the coding sequence ATGCTCAGCGTCGAGGACTGCGACGAGATCCTGGCGGCCGCACTGCCGGCGTACGGCGCGGGCGACGCCCCCCGTCGGCTCCTCAGCCTGTCGGAGAACGCGACCTACCTCGTCGGGACGGGCGCCGACCGGGTCGTCGCCCGGGTCCACCGCCCGGGCTACCAGACCCCCGCCTCCATCGACGCGGAGCTGACCTGGCTGGACCGGCTCCGGGCCTCGGGGGCCGTCACCGCCCACGCGGTCGTGCCGGCGCTCGACGGGCGCCGCGTCGTCAGCGTGCCGCGGCCCGACGGTGACCGCCACGTCGTCGTCTTCACCTTCGTCGTGGGCGGCACCGGGGAGGAGCGGCCCGACGCGCTGCCCACCGAGGAGCTCGGCCGCGTCACCGCACGAATGCACTGCGACGTCACCGCGTGGGAGCTGCCCCCCGGGTTCACCCGCTTCCACTGGGACGCCGCCGCGTGCCTCGGCCCCGGCGCCCGCTGGGGCGACTGGGCCGCCGGCCCGGGGGTGCGCGCCGCCGACCTCCCCGTGCTCGACGCGGCCGCGCGGACGGTGCGGGCCCGGCTCGCGGCGTACGGGCAGGGCCGCGACCGCTACGGCCTCGTGCACGCCGACCTGCGCCACGCCAACCTCATGGTCGGCGACGACGGCTCCCTCACGGTCATCGACTTCGACGACTGCGGGTTCGGGTGGTTCCTCTACGACCTCGCGACCGTCACCTCGTGGATCGAGCACGAGCCGGAGGCGCAGGCCACGGCGGCGGCGTGGCTGGCCGGCTACCTCACCGAGCGGCCCCTCACCGCCGAGGACCTCGCCATGGTGCCGACGTTCGTCATGCTCCGCCGCCTCATGCTCACGGCCTGGCTCGGCACCCACCCGGGCTCGCCGCCCGCGCTCGCCCTCGGCACGACGTACGGCGCGGGCACGGGCGACCTCGCCCGCCGCTACCTCCACGACCCCGCCTGGTTCCGGCTCCCCGTGCCGGCCACCACCCACCGGAAGGACTGA
- a CDS encoding enoyl-CoA hydratase-related protein, producing the protein MTDELVHLTHADTADGRVATLTLDSPGNRNALSRRLVTELLDHLATTDADDTVTVVVLRSAHRVFCSGADLSEAATVPMEEGARAVVEVQRRIVAHSKPVVVVLPGPVRAGGIGIVAAADVVVASTAATFALTEVKLGVTPAVISLTVLPRLTDRAASLAALGGEVFDGAQAAAYGLVTTAVAPEELDAEVDRVVGSLLTGAPQGLAATKALLNAPLLARIDAEGEAMVELSARLFRSDAAREAMTAWFSRSR; encoded by the coding sequence ATGACCGACGAGCTCGTCCACCTGACCCACGCCGACACCGCCGACGGCCGGGTCGCCACCCTCACCCTCGACTCCCCGGGCAACCGCAACGCACTCTCGCGTCGGCTCGTGACCGAGCTCCTCGACCACCTGGCGACCACCGACGCCGACGACACCGTCACGGTCGTCGTGCTGCGCTCGGCCCACCGCGTCTTCTGCTCGGGCGCCGATCTTTCCGAGGCGGCCACCGTGCCGATGGAGGAGGGGGCGCGGGCGGTGGTCGAGGTGCAGCGGCGGATCGTGGCGCACTCCAAGCCGGTCGTCGTCGTGCTCCCCGGCCCGGTCCGGGCGGGCGGCATCGGGATCGTCGCGGCCGCCGACGTCGTCGTGGCGAGCACCGCGGCCACGTTCGCGCTGACCGAGGTGAAGCTGGGGGTCACGCCGGCGGTCATCTCCCTCACGGTGCTCCCGCGCCTCACGGACCGCGCCGCGTCCCTGGCCGCGCTGGGGGGCGAGGTGTTCGACGGGGCGCAGGCGGCGGCGTACGGGCTGGTCACCACGGCCGTCGCCCCCGAGGAGCTCGACGCCGAGGTCGACCGCGTCGTGGGGTCCCTGCTGACGGGCGCCCCGCAGGGCCTCGCGGCGACGAAGGCGCTGCTCAACGCGCCGCTGCTGGCCCGGATCGACGCCGAGGGCGAGGCGATGGTCGAGCTGAGCGCGCGGCTCTTCCGGTCCGACGCGGCCCGCGAGGCGATGACGGCGTGGTTCAGCCGCTCCCGCTGA